The Flavobacteriales bacterium genome segment GAGACACAGCAACCCTTTGGGATTCTCCACGGTGGAGCCACTGCTGCATTGGCAGAGACTGTGGGCAGCTTTGCTTCCTATCTATTGGTGCGCCACGATAAGAAGACCAGCGTAGGGATGGAGATCAATGCACAGCATCTACGTTCGGTGCGGAATGGATTCGTACATGCCAAGGCGCTACCCGTACATCTAGGGCGTAAGATCCATGTCTGGGACATTCGGGTCACAGACGACAGCGAGAGATTGGTGGCCATCTGTAAACTGACCAATATGATCATCGATACCTCTGAGAATGGATAATCGCGAGAAGCTCATACAACTCGAGCGTAGCAATCTTCCTTTCTGCGCTTTTGCCTTACCTGATAGCAGTGATGTGGTGGTGATGGTACAAGGAGATGAGGACTTCGAGTCGGAGAAACCCGAGGGAATGGTCATGGCTCCGTATGAAGAATCCGAGGATTGTCCGACCATCTATATCCGTCCTGATTTTCTCGGGACCATGGATGAACTCAATCTGAGTCAGTTCGACTATGTCCATTTCGAGGATAGCGGCTATCTGGTAGAGAACATGCAACCTGCTTGGCGCGAAGGCTATCTGGATACCTGTGAACAGCTCATCGACAGATTACAAGCAGGCGAAGCCGAGAAGGTCGTGCTCAGTGTGATGGACCCCAGGCCTTACAATGCCATCTATACCGATCTATTCCTCAAAGCGGTCAAGGATTATCCCAAAGCATTTGTATACCTGCTGCACGCTCCAGGCACTTTTACAGGA includes the following:
- a CDS encoding hotdog fold thioesterase: MQEDIDLDIVNGLSKGMVKHLDIVFTDLDDTGLTARMPVVEETQQPFGILHGGATAALAETVGSFASYLLVRHDKKTSVGMEINAQHLRSVRNGFVHAKALPVHLGRKIHVWDIRVTDDSERLVAICKLTNMIIDTSENG